In a genomic window of Azospirillum lipoferum 4B:
- a CDS encoding glutathione S-transferase family protein yields the protein MILIGQYDSPFVRRVAVALRLYGMAYEHRPWSVFSDAAELARFNPLKRVPTLVLDDGEVLIESGAILDHLDEAAGPDRALIASQGAERRRALKLCALATGLADKAVSLVYERVLHKERSDVWVERCTGQIGAVLDVLEADRAAAAGPWWFGERIGHADIAAGCALRFVGEAHAAVFDRTRWPALAAHSEACEAMAEFQAVVQPFSISA from the coding sequence ATGATCCTGATCGGACAGTATGACTCGCCCTTCGTCCGCCGCGTCGCCGTCGCTCTGCGGCTCTACGGCATGGCCTATGAGCACCGGCCCTGGTCGGTCTTCTCCGACGCGGCGGAGCTTGCGCGCTTCAACCCGTTGAAGCGCGTGCCGACGCTGGTGCTGGACGACGGGGAGGTGCTGATCGAGAGCGGTGCCATCCTCGACCATCTCGACGAGGCCGCCGGGCCGGACCGCGCGCTGATCGCCAGCCAGGGTGCGGAGCGGCGCCGGGCGCTGAAGCTCTGTGCGCTGGCGACCGGGCTGGCCGACAAGGCGGTCAGCCTCGTCTATGAACGGGTCCTGCACAAGGAACGGTCGGATGTGTGGGTGGAGCGCTGCACCGGCCAGATCGGCGCCGTCCTCGACGTTCTGGAGGCCGACCGTGCCGCCGCGGCTGGGCCCTGGTGGTTCGGCGAGCGGATCGGCCATGCCGACATCGCCGCCGGCTGTGCCCTGCGCTTCGTCGGCGAAGCGCATGCCGCCGTCTTCGACCGGACCCGCTGGCCGGCACTTGCCGCGCATTCCGAGGCCTGCGAGGCGATGGCGGAGTTCCAGGCGGTGGTGCAGCCCTTTTCGATCAGCGCCTGA
- a CDS encoding substrate-binding periplasmic protein encodes MATQFLWAVCCTILSLLAVGNTVPAMAQDGRLQKIAAQKQLRVCSWPDYYAISFRNPRTGALEGLDAELAQAFAADLGVQLTVVESSFPRFIDDLLADRCDIGMFAIGATPARAQRVAFSQPYLRSGIYAVTTQTNDTIRRWEDLDRGGNVVVVQKDTYMDGYARSAMKSARIVAVTRPQEREEEVQAGRADAFLTDYPYGQRMLAFHPWARLIVPDTPVQPTPYAYAVAPGDAAWLERVNAFVAAIKADGRLETIAARYKLTPIVARD; translated from the coding sequence ATGGCGACGCAGTTTCTTTGGGCTGTCTGCTGCACAATTCTGTCCCTTCTGGCTGTGGGCAACACCGTTCCGGCGATGGCGCAGGACGGGAGACTTCAGAAAATTGCAGCACAGAAGCAACTTCGTGTCTGCTCCTGGCCTGATTACTACGCGATCTCGTTCCGGAATCCGCGGACCGGCGCGCTGGAGGGGCTGGACGCCGAACTGGCGCAGGCCTTCGCCGCCGATCTCGGCGTGCAGTTGACGGTGGTGGAAAGCAGCTTTCCCCGCTTCATCGACGATCTGCTGGCCGACCGCTGCGACATCGGCATGTTCGCCATCGGCGCCACCCCGGCGCGGGCCCAGCGCGTGGCCTTCAGCCAGCCCTATCTGCGCAGCGGCATCTATGCGGTGACCACCCAGACCAACGACACCATCCGCCGCTGGGAGGATCTGGACCGTGGCGGCAATGTCGTGGTGGTGCAGAAGGACACCTATATGGACGGCTACGCCCGCAGCGCGATGAAGTCCGCCCGCATCGTCGCCGTCACCCGCCCGCAGGAGCGCGAGGAGGAGGTGCAGGCCGGCCGCGCCGATGCCTTCCTGACCGACTATCCCTATGGCCAGCGCATGCTGGCCTTCCATCCCTGGGCGCGGCTGATCGTGCCCGACACGCCGGTCCAGCCGACGCCCTACGCCTATGCGGTGGCGCCCGGCGACGCGGCGTGGCTGGAGCGGGTCAACGCCTTCGTCGCCGCCATCAAGGCCGACGGACGGCTGGAGACCATTGCCGCCCGTTACAAGCTGACCCCCATCGTGGCGCGGGACTGA
- a CDS encoding response regulator has product MSTTRTVQSVDVTLSAIVDSLSDASWTGEDGRPGPDLAALLTDRLRRSPHLRGLTLLDRTGRILVTTEGAHPADTYLTELDAFRLQAAGKGNGLAIGDPRPGRGLLDRAAGAERSGRWLLPMSRALRDADGMLQAVVVATVNPDYFQGLYRAVQGGDATGVADRIALYRYDGTLLTVQPQAGEEIGRSFAATPLFRERLPQAEYGVFRHSGTDIGAGPETRIVAYRTTPVWPLVLTVSVRQTAVLAVWRDDLWMATLLSGGMTLLLGLFGLLLARSLAAQRRQGEELEEANARLSAIVDTAAEGIVTARPDGVIEAANPAAHAIFRCPAGGLVGRPVTDLLPADKREATARTLSEIARGHRPMDTAIRGETVALRATPDGEESFPLAYSMALVKTAAGPLYAAILRDLTEEKRLEYTLRDAKERAEDGQRIKMEFLATMSHEIRTPMNGVIGMAGLLLDTPMEAEQRNYAETIRDSAESLLVIINDILDFSKIDAGRLDLEVGEFELVPMVESVAEILAPRAVAKGLDLASFVPPGLRGTLLGDAGRLRQILLNLAGNAVKFTDSGSVTILLSEEPADPDQPAEDGVRVRFEVRDTGIGIPEEERPRLFAMFTQIDSSPARRHGGTGLGLAICKRLVELMGGRIGVESQPGAGSTFWVSIPLKRGAGSAHPPTPAGNWAGRRLLLVDDIAVNRDLLTRQLDGFGIVTETAENGEQALDRLVAAAHAGHPFDAAILDHRMPGLTGPEVAQRIRANPALAGLRLALASSQRLEGQEPERAPVDTHLPKPIRFSTLCQCLARLLEPQSGPSRSGPEAHQANPAPDWPAPARAGNVVPLPARTPAGPAAQPGGKPRVRVLVAEDNPVNQQLTLALLRRAGHSAEAVSNGEEAVEAVSARRYDLVLMDVQMPVMDGLEATRRIRRLSGPATRIPIVALTANAMQGDATICLEAGMDDYLSKPINARKLLDTIARFAKPAGEEDGDPGGDPGGDPGGQPPAPPAGPEPATVNAEKIDELRDALGKDGFALLLQTFFNDSPTHLNLLLGAIDRRDCAGIEREAHILKGSAANVGFDRLAATAHILVAAARHCDRHALTPAAGLRVAEELEAARLAAAALEAQAG; this is encoded by the coding sequence GTGTCGACCACCCGCACGGTGCAGTCGGTGGACGTCACGCTCTCGGCGATCGTCGATTCCCTGTCCGACGCCAGCTGGACGGGCGAGGATGGCCGGCCCGGCCCCGATCTGGCGGCGCTTCTGACCGACCGGCTGCGGCGGTCGCCGCACCTGCGGGGGCTGACCCTGCTCGACCGCACCGGCCGCATCCTGGTCACGACGGAGGGCGCGCATCCCGCCGACACCTACCTGACGGAGCTGGACGCCTTCCGCCTGCAGGCCGCCGGCAAGGGCAACGGGCTGGCGATCGGCGATCCCCGGCCGGGCCGCGGCCTGCTGGACCGTGCGGCGGGGGCCGAACGGTCCGGACGCTGGCTTCTGCCGATGAGCCGCGCGTTGCGCGATGCCGACGGCATGCTGCAGGCGGTGGTGGTCGCCACCGTCAATCCCGACTATTTCCAGGGGCTGTACCGCGCGGTCCAGGGCGGCGACGCGACCGGGGTGGCCGACCGCATCGCGCTCTACCGCTATGACGGCACGCTGCTGACCGTCCAGCCGCAGGCGGGGGAGGAGATCGGCCGCTCCTTCGCCGCGACGCCGCTGTTCCGCGAGCGCCTGCCCCAGGCGGAATATGGCGTGTTCCGCCATTCCGGCACCGATATCGGCGCCGGCCCCGAGACGCGCATCGTCGCCTACCGGACCACCCCGGTCTGGCCGCTGGTGCTGACGGTCAGCGTGCGGCAGACCGCCGTGCTCGCCGTCTGGCGCGACGATCTGTGGATGGCGACCCTGCTGTCGGGCGGCATGACCCTGCTGCTCGGGCTGTTCGGCCTGCTGCTGGCGCGGTCGCTGGCCGCCCAGCGCCGGCAGGGGGAGGAGCTGGAGGAGGCGAACGCCCGCCTGTCGGCCATCGTCGACACCGCGGCGGAGGGCATCGTCACCGCCCGGCCGGACGGGGTGATCGAAGCCGCCAATCCGGCCGCGCACGCCATCTTCCGCTGCCCGGCGGGCGGGCTGGTCGGCCGGCCGGTGACCGACCTGCTGCCGGCGGACAAGCGCGAGGCCACCGCCCGCACCCTGTCGGAGATCGCGCGCGGCCACCGCCCCATGGACACCGCGATCCGCGGGGAAACCGTCGCGCTCCGGGCGACGCCGGACGGCGAGGAAAGCTTCCCGCTGGCCTACTCCATGGCCCTGGTGAAGACCGCGGCCGGACCGCTCTACGCCGCCATCCTGCGCGACCTGACGGAGGAGAAACGGCTGGAGTACACGCTGCGCGACGCCAAGGAGCGGGCGGAGGACGGGCAGCGCATCAAGATGGAATTCCTCGCGACGATGAGTCACGAGATCCGCACGCCGATGAACGGGGTGATCGGCATGGCCGGGCTGCTGCTCGACACGCCGATGGAGGCGGAACAGCGCAACTATGCCGAAACCATCCGCGATTCCGCCGAATCGCTGCTGGTCATCATTAACGACATCCTGGATTTCTCGAAGATCGACGCCGGCCGCCTGGATCTGGAGGTCGGCGAGTTCGAACTGGTGCCGATGGTGGAAAGCGTGGCGGAGATCCTGGCGCCGCGCGCCGTGGCCAAGGGGCTGGACCTGGCCAGCTTCGTGCCGCCCGGCCTGCGCGGCACCCTGCTGGGCGATGCCGGGCGGTTGCGCCAGATCCTGCTGAACCTCGCCGGCAATGCGGTGAAGTTCACCGACAGCGGCAGCGTCACCATCCTGCTGAGCGAGGAGCCGGCCGACCCGGACCAGCCGGCGGAGGACGGCGTCCGCGTCCGCTTCGAAGTGCGCGACACCGGCATCGGCATCCCGGAGGAGGAGCGCCCCCGCCTGTTCGCCATGTTCACCCAGATCGACTCGTCCCCCGCGCGGCGTCATGGCGGCACCGGCCTGGGGCTGGCGATCTGCAAGCGGCTGGTGGAGCTGATGGGCGGCCGCATCGGGGTGGAGAGCCAGCCGGGCGCCGGCAGCACCTTCTGGGTATCGATCCCGCTGAAGCGCGGCGCCGGCAGCGCCCATCCCCCGACTCCCGCCGGCAATTGGGCCGGGCGCCGCCTGCTGCTGGTCGACGACATCGCGGTCAACCGCGACCTGCTGACCCGGCAGCTGGACGGCTTCGGCATCGTGACCGAGACCGCGGAGAATGGCGAACAGGCGCTGGACCGGCTGGTCGCCGCCGCCCATGCGGGCCATCCGTTCGACGCCGCGATCCTCGACCACCGCATGCCGGGCCTGACCGGGCCGGAGGTGGCGCAGCGCATCCGCGCCAATCCGGCGCTGGCGGGACTCCGTCTGGCGCTGGCCTCGTCCCAAAGGCTGGAAGGGCAGGAGCCGGAACGGGCGCCGGTCGACACCCATCTGCCGAAGCCGATCCGCTTCAGCACGCTCTGCCAGTGCCTCGCCCGCCTGCTGGAGCCGCAATCGGGGCCGAGCCGGTCAGGGCCGGAGGCACATCAGGCGAATCCGGCGCCGGACTGGCCGGCACCCGCGCGGGCCGGCAACGTCGTCCCGCTTCCCGCCCGGACGCCGGCCGGTCCGGCGGCGCAGCCCGGCGGAAAGCCGCGGGTGCGCGTGCTGGTGGCGGAGGACAATCCGGTCAACCAGCAGCTGACGCTGGCGCTGCTGCGCCGGGCCGGCCACAGCGCGGAGGCGGTGTCCAACGGCGAGGAGGCGGTGGAGGCGGTGTCCGCCCGCCGCTACGATCTGGTGCTGATGGACGTCCAGATGCCGGTGATGGACGGGCTGGAGGCGACGCGGCGCATCCGCCGGCTGTCCGGCCCGGCCACCCGCATTCCCATCGTGGCGCTGACCGCCAACGCGATGCAGGGCGACGCCACCATCTGCCTGGAAGCCGGCATGGACGATTATCTGTCCAAGCCGATCAATGCCCGCAAGCTGCTGGACACCATCGCCCGCTTCGCGAAGCCGGCCGGCGAGGAAGATGGCGATCCCGGCGGCGATCCGGGCGGCGATCCCGGGGGCCAGCCACCCGCTCCGCCGGCCGGGCCGGAACCGGCCACCGTCAACGCGGAGAAGATCGACGAGCTGCGCGACGCCCTGGGCAAGGACGGCTTCGCCCTGCTGCTGCAGACCTTCTTCAACGACAGCCCCACGCATCTCAACCTGCTGCTCGGTGCCATCGACCGCCGCGACTGCGCCGGCATCGAGCGGGAGGCGCATATCCTGAAGGGCTCCGCCGCCAATGTCGGCTTCGACCGGCTGGCCGCCACCGCCCACATTCTGGTCGCCGCCGCCCGCCACTGCGACCGGCACGCGCTGACCCCCGCCGCCGGCCTGCGTGTCGCGGAGGAGCTGGAGGCCGCCCGCCTGGCGGCGGCGGCGCTGGAGGCCCAGGCCGGCTGA
- a CDS encoding ATP-binding response regulator, with protein MADAVTALVVDDEEMTRAIVAGYLARIGYRTLEAATTAQAWEILSANGAAIHVVLLDRRLSDGDGLELYERMKGVPELADIPVIVQTISDSSAEIAAAIRAGVFYYLIKPYDGALLRSVVRAAEETTGRLKSLQGDLRSRSDAIALLRDARFRFRTPQEAQNLAIALSSVASTGHSLTFGLSEILVNAVEHGNLGIGFEAKGRLKASGMLAREIEARLASSEHRDKYATLHVERSDSRVIFTVTDMGPGFDFNRYLSVDASQSHATHGRGIALARMVGFDQLTFVGTGNRVVGIVNLDRV; from the coding sequence ATGGCCGATGCCGTCACCGCTCTGGTCGTCGATGACGAGGAAATGACCCGCGCCATCGTCGCCGGGTATCTGGCCCGCATCGGCTACCGGACGCTGGAGGCGGCGACCACGGCGCAAGCCTGGGAGATCCTGTCGGCCAACGGGGCGGCGATCCATGTGGTGCTGCTCGACCGCCGCCTGTCCGACGGCGACGGGCTTGAGCTGTACGAACGGATGAAGGGCGTGCCGGAGCTGGCCGACATCCCCGTCATCGTGCAGACCATCTCCGACAGCAGTGCGGAGATCGCGGCGGCGATCCGCGCCGGGGTGTTCTATTACCTGATCAAGCCCTATGACGGCGCGCTGCTGCGGTCCGTCGTCCGCGCGGCGGAGGAGACGACCGGCCGGCTGAAGAGCCTGCAGGGCGACCTGAGGTCGCGGTCCGACGCCATCGCGTTGCTGCGCGACGCGCGTTTCCGCTTCCGCACCCCGCAGGAGGCACAGAATCTCGCCATTGCCCTGTCGTCGGTCGCCTCCACCGGGCACAGCCTGACCTTCGGCCTGTCGGAAATCCTGGTGAACGCCGTGGAACACGGCAATCTCGGCATCGGATTCGAGGCGAAGGGCCGGCTGAAGGCCAGCGGCATGCTGGCCCGCGAGATCGAAGCCCGGCTGGCGTCGTCGGAGCATCGCGACAAATACGCCACCCTGCATGTGGAGCGCAGCGACAGCCGCGTCATCTTCACCGTCACCGACATGGGTCCGGGATTCGACTTCAACCGCTATCTGTCGGTCGACGCCTCCCAATCGCACGCCACCCATGGCCGCGGCATCGCGCTGGCCCGCATGGTCGGGTTCGACCAGCTGACCTTCGTCGGCACCGGCAACCGGGTGGTGGGGATCGTCAATCTGGACCGGGTATAG